In Amblyraja radiata isolate CabotCenter1 chromosome 10, sAmbRad1.1.pri, whole genome shotgun sequence, one DNA window encodes the following:
- the cdcp2 gene encoding CUB domain-containing protein 2, with protein MPLLILQPLCVISYVSCKGWYNSVSLSSFLRHSAMRNSAGQAAVGALLLWTICRVTARPGVKCGGILSATNGNFSSPNFPGYYPYETECTWLIVVTEGSSILLTFQHFDLEFHTHCDYDYLKIYNGVSEDEGNLLGKFCGQDFPPHYSSSWHVMSIIFRSDKHVTSRGFSASYSKDVCGGVLTGLSGMLSSPEYPDNYPNNAECRWYIRVSNQSVINLIFYDFHLESNEDCIFDYVAMFDGSSLNARHWGHYCGGTRPPDIISSANELLVVFKSDFNIGARGFKAFYFSGECQQVFTDIKGNFSSPRYPSIYPNNINCHWTVQQPQGYRIKVRLLDFELEDRDSLTDACDYDFLAIFDGDSETDTLLGKWCGRSSPPSLLSNGNRFLFVLSADRNTASRGFHVSYSGVVPMNVSCTRTDFQIQVSMQALPALSRNNIYFGRPGCMAQVFGSTFKIISRFDSCGTKTQRIKNITIFVNILYIHFADGAHGDTQEYEVQCNIKTRAASYNIITDTELYQLQQLAVSLENSNPEESKMVDGSDDSKMQDTSDIVFIGICVLAGLLMLIAIIGLVLL; from the exons ATGCCACTATTAATTCTACAACCGCTGTGTGTTATTTCATATGTTAGTTGTAAAGGATGGTATAATTCTGTCTCCTTGTCCAGTTTTCTTAGGCATTCAGCAATGCGAAATAGTGCAGGGCAGGCTGCTGTAGGAGCGTTGTTACTTTGGACAATCTGCAGAGTTACAGCCAGACCAG GAGTTAAATGTGGTGGCATCCTGTCAGCAACAAATGGGAATTTCTCCAGCCCCAATTTCCCAGGATATTATCCATATGAGACTGAATGTACATGGCTGATTGTTGTTACGGAGGGCTCCTCTATCTTACTCACCTTCCAGCATTTTGACCTCGAATTTCACACGCACTGTGATTATGATTACCTCAAAATCTATAATGGAGTGTCTGAGGATGAGGGAAATCTCTTGGGCAAATTTTGTGGACAAGATTTCCCTCCTCATTACTCCTCTTCCTGGCATGTGATGTCGATCATTTTTCGCTCAGATAAACACGTAACCAGCCGTGGATTCTCTGCTTCCTACAGTAAAG ATGTATGTGGAGGAGTGCTAACAGGTCTGTCTGGAATGCTGTCTAGCCCAGAGTACCCAGATAATTACCCCAATAATGCTGAATGCCGATGGTATATTCGTGTCTCCAATCAATCGGTGATCAATCTGATTTTCTATGACTTTCATCTGGAGAGTAACGAGGACTGTATCTTTGACTACGTGGCCATGTTTGATGGTTCCAGCTTGAATGCCAGACACTGGGGACATTATTGTGGTGGGACAAGACCTCCAGATATCATCTCCAGTGCCAATGAACTCCTTGTTGTTTTTAAATCAGACTTCAACATTGGTGCAAGGGGCTTTAAAGCATTTTATTTTTCAG GTGAATGTCAACAAGTGTTTACGGACATTAAAGGGAATTTCTCCAGCCCTCGATATCCCAGCATTTATCCAAATAATATCAATTGTCATTGGACAGTCCAGCAGCCACAAGGTTACAGGATCAAAGTTCGGTTACTTGACTTTGAGCTGGAGGACAGGGATAGCCTGACTGATGCCTGTGACTATGACTTTCTGGCCATATTTGACGGAGACAGCGAGACCGACACATTGCTGGGAAAATGGTGCGGTCGGAGCTCACCCCCTTCACTGTTGTCGAACGGGAACAGATTTCTGTTTGTCTTGTCCGCGGACAGGAACACAGCTTCCCGCGGCTTCCATGTTTCATACAGTGGTG TTGTTCCCATGAATGTCAGCTGCACTAGAACAGATTTCCAGATTCAGGTTTCTATGCAGGCTCTCCCTGCACTCAGTCGGAACAACATTTATTTTGGAAGACCCGGCTGCATGGCCCAGGTATTTGGCTCAACATTCAAGATAATTTCACGGTTTGATTCCTGCGGAACAAAGACACAG AGAATCAAGAACATCACCATTTTTGTGAACATTTTGTACATCCATTTTGCTGATGGAGCACATGGTGACACCcaagaatatgaggtgcagtgCAATATCAAAACAAGAGCAGCTTCCTACAACATCATTACAGACACAGAACTGTACCAACTTCAACAGCTGGCTGTCAGTTTGGAGAATTCAAATCCTGAGGAGTCAAAGATGGTAGATGGATCAGATGATTCGAAGATGCAAGATACCAGCGACATTGTCTTCATTGGTATTTGTGTTTTAGCTGGACTTCTCATGTTGATTGCTATCATTGGACTCGTTCTGCTGTAG
- the tceanc2 gene encoding transcription elongation factor A N-terminal and central domain-containing protein 2 yields the protein MDRFVVRGCEAGPAQPQSKVYHQATLESLKRVVVIEDIKRFKSILELPNQTKENLIEALLELKKKIPSQEVLRSTKIGHAVNRMRKNADPEVAELAKVIFTTWRDYIKENKNKPSIEVRCDSKTVRFRNNARKLFAKVLELEIEHPLIENVEQEVFYQCSRLINIPYRRTIRTLIFTLKHKPEVREHFKTYKLPVKQLVENHKKC from the exons ATGGACCGGTTCGTAGTGCGGGGCTGCGAGGCGGGCCCAGCACAGCCCCAGAGCAAGGTTTACCACCAGGCCACCCTGGAGTCGTTGAAG AGGGTCGTGGTGATTGAAGATATTAAGAGATTTAAATCAATATTGGAACTCCCGAATCAAACAAAGGAAAACCTAATTGAAGCATTACTGGAATTAAAGAAGAAAATACCCTCTCAGGAAGTACTTCGCTCAACAAAGATCG GTCATGCTGTAAATAGGATGCGGAAAAACGCAGACCCTGAAGTGGCCGAGCTTGCTAAAGTTATTTTCACAACCTGGAGAGACTATataaaagaaaataaaaataaaccatCCATAGAAGTGCGATGTGATTCTAAGACTGTGAGATTCAGGAATAATGCTCGAAAACTGTTCGCCAAAGTCTTGGAACTGGAG ATTGAACATCCTCTGATTGAAAACGTAGAACAAGAGGTTTTTTATCAGTGTTCTCGTTTGATCAATATTCCCTATCGAAGGACAATACGAACATTAATTTTTACTTTAAAACACAAGCCAGAAGTCCGAGAGCATTTTAAAACCTACAAGTTACCAGTGAAGCAGCTTGTTGAAAATCACAAGAAATGTTGA